The following coding sequences are from one Nicotiana tomentosiformis chromosome 3, ASM39032v3, whole genome shotgun sequence window:
- the LOC104086346 gene encoding amino acid transporter AVT1C-like isoform X1, giving the protein MKNSISEQSFYIESEEEDDEQEKHENEEEGNESDFSNYSNENDDENNRQQSKPNSLTSAWPQSYRQSMDMFSNVPSPSLNFLGTPSLSRLGSSFLGSSLIRRHTPEILPYLQKPLIPSAEEEKVAHRRSSHGLLPPIHPRKSSMKKIPEPSKDAHGLTMSRQSSYGQAVVNGMNVLCGVGILSTPYAMKEGGWSGLSILFIFGVLSFYTGILLRSCLDSQPGLETYPDIGQAAFGTPGRIFISIILYVELYFSCIEYIILEGDNLSAIFPNAHLSLGSFELDARHLFVFIATLAVLPTVWLRDLSVLSYISVGGVVASVLVVLCLYWAGLVDHVGFESKGTVLNLSTLPVAIGLYGFCYSGHAVFPNIYTSLADRNQFPAVLLTCFGMVTLLYGGTAVMGYLMFGDSADSQFTLNLPKGLIASKVAVWTTVVNPFTKYALTLSPVAMSLEELLPSKHAKSHVYPILIRTALAFSTLVVGLSIPFFGLVMALIGSLLTMLVTLILPCVCFLRILKGKTSRLQVSVCVLIITVGTISAVIGSYSAVSNIIQSLS; this is encoded by the exons ATGAAGAATTCTATATCAGAACAGAGTTTTTACATAGAAAGTGAGGAAGAGGATGATGAACAGGAGAAGCATGAGAATGAAGAAGAAGGGAATGAATCTGATTTTTCCAATTACTCGAATGAAAATGATGACGAAAATAATCGCCAGCAGAGCAAACCTAATTCCTTAACCTCTGCTTGGCCTCAGAGTTACAG GCAATCTATGGATATGTTCAGTAATGTACCATCTCCAAGTCTTAACTTTTTGGGAACGCCTTCATTATCTCGTCTAGGGAGCTCATTCTTGGGCTCGTCACTCATAAGGAGACACACTCCTGAGATATTGCCCTATCTTCAGAAGCCTCTGATACCGTCAGCAGAAGAAGAAAAAGTAGCTCACCGACGTAGTTCTCATGGTTTGCTGCCTCCCATACACCCCAGGAAGTCTTCTATGAAGAAAATTCCTGAACCCTCCAAGGATGCACATGGACTTACCATGTCTCGCCAAAGCTCCTACGGCCAAGCTGTGGTAAATG GCATGAATGTTCTCTGTGGGGTAGGAATCCTTTCTACTCCTTATGCTATGAAGGAAGGTGGATGGTCTGGACTTTCAATATTATTCATTTTTGGTGTGCTTTCTTTCTATACTGGCATTCTCCTGAGATCCTGCTTGGATAGCCAACCTGGGCTCGAAACGTACCCTGACATTGGTCAGGCTGCCTTTGGTACACCCGGACGTATTTTTATATCA ATAATCTTATATGTGGAATTATAC TTCTCTTGTATTGAATACATAATCTTGGAGGGCGATAACTTGTCTGCTATATTTCCAAATGCCCATTTAAGTCTGGGTAGCTTTGAGTTAGATGCTCGCCATCTTTTTGTTTTCATAGCAACCCTGGCTGTTCTTCCTACTGTTTGGCTGCGGGACCTCAGCGTCCTAAGTTATATCTCAG TTGGAGGAGTTGTTGCTTCTGTTTTGGTGGTTCTTTGCTTGTACTGGGCTGGCTTGGTGGATCATGTAGGCTTTGAAAGCAAAGGGACTGTCCTTAACCTATCTACTCTTCCTGTTGCTATTGGACTTTATGGATTTTGTTACTCTGGGCATGCGGTCTTTCCCAATATATATACATCCCTGGCTGATCGTAATCAATTTCCTGCAGTCCTCTTGACCTG TTTTGGTATGGTGACTCTGTTGTATGGTGGAACAGCTGTGATGGGATACCTAATGTTTGGGGACTCAGCTGATTCCCAGTTTACTCTAAATTTGCCCAAAGGTTTAATAGCTTCTAAGGTTGCTGTGTGGACAACT GTCGTTAATCCTTTCACAAA ATATGCTTTAACCTTGTCTCCTGTGGCAATGAGTTTGGAGGAATTGTTGCCGTCAAAGCACGCCAAATCTCACGTGTACCCAATCCTCATTAGAACTGCATTGGCATTCTCCACATTAGTGGTTGGTCTTTCTATTCCCTTTTTTG GTTTGGTGATGGCATTGATTGGATCTTTACTTACAATGCTAGTG ACTCTGATACTACCTTGTGTTTGCTTCCTGAGAATCTTGAAGGGAAAAACAAGTCGCCTTCAG GTTTCAGTATGTGTCCTTATTATCACAGTAGGTACTATATCAGCAGTTATCGGATCCTATTCAGCTGTCTCCAATATCATCCAGAGTTTGAGCTGA
- the LOC104086346 gene encoding amino acid transporter AVT1C-like isoform X2, protein MKNSISEQSFYIESEEEDDEQEKHENEEEGNESDFSNYSNENDDENNRQQSKPNSLTSAWPQSYRQSMDMFSNVPSPSLNFLGTPSLSRLGSSFLGSSLIRRHTPEILPYLQKPLIPSAEEEKVAHRRSSHGLLPPIHPRKSSMKKIPEPSKDAHGLTMSRQSSYGQAVVNGMNVLCGVGILSTPYAMKEGGWSGLSILFIFGVLSFYTGILLRSCLDSQPGLETYPDIGQAAFGTPGRIFISIILYVELYFSCIEYIILEGDNLSAIFPNAHLSLGSFELDARHLFVFIATLAVLPTVWLRDLSVLSYISVGGVVASVLVVLCLYWAGLVDHVGFESKGTVLNLSTLPVAIGLYGFCYSGHAVFPNIYTSLADRNQFPAVLLTCFGMVTLLYGGTAVMGYLMFGDSADSQFTLNLPKGLIASKVAVWTTVSKTNLTYALTLSPVAMSLEELLPSKHAKSHVYPILIRTALAFSTLVVGLSIPFFGLVMALIGSLLTMLVTLILPCVCFLRILKGKTSRLQVSVCVLIITVGTISAVIGSYSAVSNIIQSLS, encoded by the exons ATGAAGAATTCTATATCAGAACAGAGTTTTTACATAGAAAGTGAGGAAGAGGATGATGAACAGGAGAAGCATGAGAATGAAGAAGAAGGGAATGAATCTGATTTTTCCAATTACTCGAATGAAAATGATGACGAAAATAATCGCCAGCAGAGCAAACCTAATTCCTTAACCTCTGCTTGGCCTCAGAGTTACAG GCAATCTATGGATATGTTCAGTAATGTACCATCTCCAAGTCTTAACTTTTTGGGAACGCCTTCATTATCTCGTCTAGGGAGCTCATTCTTGGGCTCGTCACTCATAAGGAGACACACTCCTGAGATATTGCCCTATCTTCAGAAGCCTCTGATACCGTCAGCAGAAGAAGAAAAAGTAGCTCACCGACGTAGTTCTCATGGTTTGCTGCCTCCCATACACCCCAGGAAGTCTTCTATGAAGAAAATTCCTGAACCCTCCAAGGATGCACATGGACTTACCATGTCTCGCCAAAGCTCCTACGGCCAAGCTGTGGTAAATG GCATGAATGTTCTCTGTGGGGTAGGAATCCTTTCTACTCCTTATGCTATGAAGGAAGGTGGATGGTCTGGACTTTCAATATTATTCATTTTTGGTGTGCTTTCTTTCTATACTGGCATTCTCCTGAGATCCTGCTTGGATAGCCAACCTGGGCTCGAAACGTACCCTGACATTGGTCAGGCTGCCTTTGGTACACCCGGACGTATTTTTATATCA ATAATCTTATATGTGGAATTATAC TTCTCTTGTATTGAATACATAATCTTGGAGGGCGATAACTTGTCTGCTATATTTCCAAATGCCCATTTAAGTCTGGGTAGCTTTGAGTTAGATGCTCGCCATCTTTTTGTTTTCATAGCAACCCTGGCTGTTCTTCCTACTGTTTGGCTGCGGGACCTCAGCGTCCTAAGTTATATCTCAG TTGGAGGAGTTGTTGCTTCTGTTTTGGTGGTTCTTTGCTTGTACTGGGCTGGCTTGGTGGATCATGTAGGCTTTGAAAGCAAAGGGACTGTCCTTAACCTATCTACTCTTCCTGTTGCTATTGGACTTTATGGATTTTGTTACTCTGGGCATGCGGTCTTTCCCAATATATATACATCCCTGGCTGATCGTAATCAATTTCCTGCAGTCCTCTTGACCTG TTTTGGTATGGTGACTCTGTTGTATGGTGGAACAGCTGTGATGGGATACCTAATGTTTGGGGACTCAGCTGATTCCCAGTTTACTCTAAATTTGCCCAAAGGTTTAATAGCTTCTAAGGTTGCTGTGTGGACAACTGTAAGTAAAACTAACCTT ACATATGCTTTAACCTTGTCTCCTGTGGCAATGAGTTTGGAGGAATTGTTGCCGTCAAAGCACGCCAAATCTCACGTGTACCCAATCCTCATTAGAACTGCATTGGCATTCTCCACATTAGTGGTTGGTCTTTCTATTCCCTTTTTTG GTTTGGTGATGGCATTGATTGGATCTTTACTTACAATGCTAGTG ACTCTGATACTACCTTGTGTTTGCTTCCTGAGAATCTTGAAGGGAAAAACAAGTCGCCTTCAG GTTTCAGTATGTGTCCTTATTATCACAGTAGGTACTATATCAGCAGTTATCGGATCCTATTCAGCTGTCTCCAATATCATCCAGAGTTTGAGCTGA